The following coding sequences lie in one Thermomicrobium sp. 4228-Ro genomic window:
- a CDS encoding NAD(P)H-hydrate dehydratase produces MLRLCTVEEVRRAEEEAVRRGASYGELMARAGQQIALAIERLAASQGGTATGRRVLFLVGPGKNGGDGLVAAAHLAANGWECSIWTWRRPGIGEVPVDEDGLRRCRFVDTSDLDAILGRVDVIVDAIFGIGGRPPLPDEIAAVFEAACRERRRRGAELVAVDVPSGIDSDTGDSDERAFRADLTVMIGLPKIGAYRAPALRFTGMIELVDIGLPRPEVPEGSIGLIQEEDVREWLPRREADAHKWSVGAVLIVGGAPGYYGAPRLSAAAALRAGAGLVTLAVPRSLVPAIAAALTEVTFVPAPDGDVGAGHRWAELVREVLPRYRVLLVGPGLGQDKPAEELVRALLGIGRQRRGALGFTPETTSRVSDSSSTRFTGYAVIDADGLNWLAKLSPWHEELQDARLILTPHPGELARLLHVEVEDVLRDPWHAAVEAARRFRQHVVVKTGHAALATPEGTVLVAPQAHAGLATAGTGDVLAGIIAGLAAQGLPPFAAGAAGLYIANRAAMAAIGQRGTLSLAASDIIEALPAVLRALYDPRWSPERFVSRDW; encoded by the coding sequence ATGCTCAGGCTGTGCACCGTTGAAGAAGTACGGCGGGCAGAAGAGGAAGCCGTCAGGCGTGGTGCGTCGTATGGCGAGCTCATGGCTCGCGCGGGTCAGCAGATCGCGTTGGCGATCGAGCGGCTCGCCGCGTCCCAAGGGGGTACAGCGACGGGGCGACGTGTGCTCTTCCTCGTTGGTCCAGGCAAGAACGGGGGCGATGGCCTGGTTGCTGCAGCCCACCTCGCTGCGAATGGCTGGGAGTGCTCGATCTGGACGTGGCGACGACCCGGGATCGGCGAGGTGCCGGTGGACGAAGATGGGCTCCGCCGTTGTCGTTTCGTGGACACGAGCGATCTCGACGCCATCCTCGGAAGGGTGGATGTCATCGTCGACGCGATTTTCGGTATCGGTGGGCGGCCACCTCTGCCGGACGAAATTGCAGCAGTCTTCGAAGCCGCGTGTCGCGAGCGACGACGTCGGGGGGCCGAGCTCGTCGCTGTCGATGTACCGTCGGGTATCGACAGCGATACGGGAGACAGCGACGAACGTGCTTTCCGCGCCGACCTCACGGTCATGATCGGCTTGCCGAAAATCGGGGCCTACCGGGCCCCAGCGCTGCGCTTCACTGGAATGATCGAGCTTGTGGACATCGGGTTGCCGCGTCCCGAGGTACCCGAGGGAAGCATCGGCCTGATACAGGAAGAAGATGTCCGCGAGTGGCTGCCCCGTCGCGAAGCGGACGCGCACAAGTGGTCCGTTGGGGCCGTGCTGATCGTGGGGGGTGCACCGGGGTACTATGGGGCCCCGCGGCTTTCTGCCGCGGCTGCGCTGCGAGCTGGAGCAGGCCTCGTGACGCTCGCGGTGCCGCGATCGCTCGTGCCAGCGATCGCGGCAGCGCTCACCGAAGTGACGTTCGTTCCAGCACCGGATGGTGACGTCGGTGCCGGACACCGGTGGGCTGAACTGGTACGCGAGGTCTTGCCGCGGTATCGTGTCCTTCTTGTCGGGCCGGGTCTGGGACAGGACAAGCCAGCCGAGGAACTCGTCCGGGCGCTCCTCGGTATCGGACGGCAACGGCGCGGTGCACTCGGTTTCACGCCGGAGACCACATCGCGCGTTTCGGATAGCTCGTCGACCCGGTTCACTGGCTATGCCGTCATCGATGCTGACGGTTTGAATTGGCTCGCGAAGCTGAGTCCGTGGCACGAGGAGCTTCAGGATGCGAGGCTGATCCTCACCCCTCATCCTGGTGAACTCGCGCGCCTCTTACACGTCGAGGTAGAGGACGTCTTGCGTGATCCCTGGCACGCGGCAGTCGAAGCTGCACGACGGTTCCGGCAGCATGTCGTCGTGAAGACGGGGCATGCGGCACTCGCGACTCCCGAGGGGACGGTGCTCGTCGCGCCCCAAGCGCACGCCGGGCTGGCGACTGCCGGAACTGGTGACGTCTTGGCAGGGATCATCGCTGGCCTGGCTGCACAAGGTCTGCCACCGTTCGCTGCAGGTGCGGCAGGTTTGTACATCGCCAATCGTGCCGCGATGGCAGCGATTGGCCAGCGCGGCACCCTATCATTGGCCGCTTCCGATATCATCGAGGCGCTGCCCGCGGTGCTCCGTGCCCTGTACGACCCGCGGTGGTCGCCGGAACGGTTCGTCAGTCGCGACTGGTAG